Genomic segment of uncultured Desulfobacter sp.:
ATCGTAACGGCTGTAATGGGTATCCCAGTTCTAATCTTAATTGTGATCTGCGGGGCTCGACTGCAGATCAAGGAAACAAAAAATCCAAATTAACCTTTGAGACAGGGTTTACGGGCCGCTCCAACCTCATCTAATCGTGTCACCTTGGCAAGATGGGGCGCCGCATGCAATTCATCCGGATTGGCTGCCGCTTCTTTAACAATGGCTTTTACGGCGTCTATGAACTGATCAATATCATCCTTAGACTCGGTTTCCGTGGGCTCAACCATGAAGGCTGCATCCACCACCAGTGGGAAATATACCGTAGGTGGATGAAATCCGTAATCCAGCAGACGTTTGGCCATATCCATGGTACTGATATGGTGATCTTGAACCGTTTTGTCCGTAAATACACATTCGTGCATGCAGGGCCGGTCATAGGGCAGGTGCAATGTATCTTTAAGGCTTTCCTTGATGTAGTTGGCATTGAGTACTGCCAGCTGGGATGCACGTTTTAGCCCGTCAGCTCCCATGGACATGATATAGGAAAAAGCCCTGACCATCACCCCGAAATGACCATAAAAGGTGTGCATGCGACCAATGGTGTCCGGGCAATCGGTAACAAAGGTATATGCGTTGTTTTTCTTTTCAACCCTGGGAATCGGAAGAAACGGAATAAGCTTTTCGACCACGGCCACAGGGCCCGAACCTGGTCCGCCGCCGCCATGGGGGGTGGAAAAGGTTTTGTGCAGGTTTAAATGAAGCACATCAATGCCAAGTTCGCCTGGCTTGATGATGCCCATCACCGCATTCATGTTGGCACCGTCACCATAGACCAGGCCGCCCTTGGCATGGACAATGTCACAAACTTCCTGGATATTTTCCTCAAACAGGCCCAGAGTGTTGGGGTTGGTGATCATGATGCCCGCAGTATCTTCGTCCATGGCCTCGGCCACCGTCTTGGGGTCCAGGATGCCTTTGGGACCGGATTTGATATTGACCGATTTATATCCGCAAAGGGTTGCCGATGCG
This window contains:
- the gcvPB gene encoding aminomethyl-transferring glycine dehydrogenase subunit GcvPB, with the protein product MTTPGTTGLIFNEPELWEKSRDGRCGISMPRSDVPRVDLDPALIDDAPELPQLSELDVVRHFTRLSQWNFCIDSGMYPLGSCTMKYNPKTNEVQASRKGFVVAHPLAGAEFSQGALKLMYELEQLLGEITGFPAVTLQPAAGAHGELTGMLMIHAWHAKQGKQRSKILIPDTAHGTNPASATLCGYKSVNIKSGPKGILDPKTVAEAMDEDTAGIMITNPNTLGLFEENIQEVCDIVHAKGGLVYGDGANMNAVMGIIKPGELGIDVLHLNLHKTFSTPHGGGGPGSGPVAVVEKLIPFLPIPRVEKKNNAYTFVTDCPDTIGRMHTFYGHFGVMVRAFSYIMSMGADGLKRASQLAVLNANYIKESLKDTLHLPYDRPCMHECVFTDKTVQDHHISTMDMAKRLLDYGFHPPTVYFPLVVDAAFMVEPTETESKDDIDQFIDAVKAIVKEAAANPDELHAAPHLAKVTRLDEVGAARKPCLKG